In Simplicispira sp. 125, one DNA window encodes the following:
- the ubiB gene encoding ubiquinone biosynthesis regulatory protein kinase UbiB — translation MKRFFRGATIVWVVLRFGLDELVLTSFQKPWLRLLARIVSVGRDLSAPRGQRLREALERLGPIFVKFGQVLSTRRDLMPPDIADELAHLQDRVPPFDSAVAVATIERAFRRPVAEVFESFEREPVASASIAQVHFATLRDRHGALHKVAVKVLRPGMLPVIEKDLSLMRMMAGWVESLSADGKRLKPREVVAEFDNYLHDELDLVREAANAAQLRRNMEGLNLVEVPIIHWDFCHPEVMVMERMNGVPISQVQRLRDAGVDIPKLARDGVTIFFTQVFRDGFFHADMHPGNIQVSLDPATFGRYISLDFGIVGTLTESDKEYLAQNFAAFFRRDYKRVAELHIESGWVPPGTRINELEGAIRTVCEPYFDRPLKEISLGMVLMRLFQTSRRFNVEIQPQLVLLQKTLLNIEGLGRQLDPNLDLWSTAKPFLEKWMLDQLGPQRFKRELRAQAPHYAKILPALPRLLHDHLQRQPALEQNRELLELLKEQRHTNRLLQGLVYVCIGFVLGLIVMQAIVRVSLF, via the coding sequence ATGAAGCGCTTCTTTCGTGGCGCCACCATTGTCTGGGTGGTGCTGCGCTTTGGCCTTGACGAGTTGGTGCTGACCAGCTTCCAGAAACCTTGGCTGCGCCTGCTGGCCCGCATCGTTTCTGTGGGGCGCGATCTCAGTGCCCCCCGGGGCCAGCGCCTGCGCGAGGCGCTCGAACGGCTGGGCCCCATTTTTGTCAAGTTTGGGCAGGTGCTGTCCACGCGGCGCGACCTCATGCCGCCCGATATTGCCGACGAACTGGCCCACCTGCAGGACCGCGTTCCCCCGTTTGACTCGGCCGTGGCCGTCGCCACCATCGAGCGGGCTTTTCGCCGCCCCGTGGCCGAGGTTTTTGAGTCGTTCGAGCGCGAGCCCGTGGCCAGCGCCTCCATTGCCCAGGTGCATTTCGCCACGCTGCGCGATCGCCATGGGGCGCTGCACAAGGTCGCGGTGAAGGTGTTGCGTCCAGGGATGCTGCCGGTCATCGAGAAGGATCTCAGCCTCATGCGCATGATGGCGGGCTGGGTCGAGAGCTTGTCGGCCGACGGCAAGCGCCTCAAGCCGCGCGAGGTGGTGGCCGAGTTCGACAACTACCTCCACGACGAGCTGGACCTGGTGCGCGAGGCGGCCAATGCCGCGCAACTGCGGCGGAACATGGAGGGGCTGAACCTGGTGGAAGTGCCCATCATCCACTGGGATTTCTGCCACCCTGAGGTGATGGTGATGGAGCGCATGAATGGCGTACCCATCAGCCAGGTGCAGCGCCTGCGCGATGCGGGGGTGGATATCCCGAAACTGGCGCGCGATGGCGTCACCATTTTCTTCACGCAGGTGTTCCGTGACGGCTTTTTTCACGCCGACATGCACCCCGGCAACATCCAGGTCAGCCTGGACCCGGCCACCTTTGGGCGTTACATTTCGCTCGACTTTGGCATCGTCGGCACTCTGACAGAATCGGACAAGGAATACCTGGCGCAAAACTTTGCGGCCTTTTTCCGGCGCGACTACAAGCGCGTGGCCGAGTTGCACATCGAGAGCGGCTGGGTGCCACCGGGCACGCGGATCAATGAACTCGAAGGGGCCATTCGCACCGTGTGTGAGCCGTATTTCGACCGTCCGCTCAAGGAAATTTCGCTGGGCATGGTGCTCATGCGCCTGTTCCAGACCTCGCGGCGCTTCAATGTAGAGATTCAGCCGCAGCTCGTGCTGCTGCAAAAAACATTGCTCAACATTGAGGGGCTGGGCCGCCAGCTCGATCCGAATTTGGACCTGTGGAGCACAGCCAAGCCTTTTCTGGAAAAGTGGATGCTCGACCAGCTTGGCCCCCAGCGCTTCAAGCGGGAACTGCGCGCCCAGGCGCCGCACTACGCCAAAATTTTGCCCGCGCTGCCACGGCTTCTGCATGATCACTTGCAGCGCCAGCCTGCGCTGGAGCAAAACCGTGAGCTGCTCGAGCTGCTCAAGGAGCAGCGGCATACCAACCGCCTGTTGCAAGGTCTGGTGTATGTCTGTATCGGCTTTGTGCTGGGCCTGATTGTCATGCAGGCCATCGTGCGGGTCAGCCTTTTCTAG